In Camelina sativa cultivar DH55 chromosome 16, Cs, whole genome shotgun sequence, a single window of DNA contains:
- the LOC104751789 gene encoding protein DETOXIFICATION 46, chloroplastic — MQIQCKTLSFTVSSISSCNPKLPFRSSIISLRSWKPPLPSFRRSSSVSGAKSLEFNRFIRNCASPNQELVVDGESGNGSITEEEVTELQGDGNGSIYPVEVEVEAVKVDDLANQSIWGQMKEIVMFTGPAAGLWLCGPLMSLIDTAVIGQGSSLELAALGPATVICDYLCYTFMFLSVATSNLVATSLARRDKDEVQHQISILLFIGLACGVTMMLFTRLFGTRALTAFTGVKNADIVPAANTYVQIRGLAWPAVLIGWVAQSASLGMKDSWGPLKALAVASVINGVGDVVLCTFLGYGIAGAAWATMVSQVVAAYMMMDALNKKGYSAFSFSVPSPSELLTIFGLAAPVFITMMSKVLFYTLLVYFATSMGTSVIAAHQVMLQTYSMSTVWGEPLSQTAQSFMPELLFGVNRNLPKARMLLKSLVIIGATLGIVVGTVGTAVPWLFPDIFTHDKVVTVEMHKVIIPYFLALSITASTHSLEGTLLAGRDLRYISLSMTGCFVVAGLLLMLLSNGGFGLRGCWYALVGFQWARFSLSLFRLLSRDGVLYSEDTGQNAEKVKAA; from the exons ATGCAAATCCAATGCAAAACCTTATCTTTCACAGTTTCTTCGATTTCCTCATGTAACCCAAAGCTACCATTCCGATCTTCAATAATCAGTTTAAGGTCATGGAAGCCTCCACTCCCGAGTTTCAGGAGGAGCTCCTCTGTTTCCGGAGCAAAGTCCTTGGAGTTTAACAGATTTATAAGAAACTGTGCAAGTCCCAATCAGGAGCTTGTTGTTGATGGAGAAAGCGGAAATGGGTCGATTACGGAGGAAGAAGTGACTGAGCTTCAAGGAGATGGAAATGGTTCGATTTATCCTGTTGAAGTGGAAGTAGAAGCAGTGAAGGTAGATGACTTGGCTAATCAGAGCATTTGGGGACAGATGAAAGAGATCGTCATGTTTACCGGACCTGCCGCCGGACTGTGGCTATGTGGGCCGTTGATGAGTCTCATTGATACGGCGGTGATTGGTCAAGGAAGCTCACTCGAGCTCGCTGCTTTAG GTCCTGCAACCGTAATCTGTGATTATTTGTGTTATACGTTCATGTTCCTCTCGGTTGCTACTTCAAATCTTGTTGCCACCTCTCTTGCTCGGCGG GATAAAGATGAAGTACAACATCAGATATCGATCTTGCTTTTCATCGGGTTGGCTTGTGGAGTCACAATGATGTTGTTTACAAGACTGTTTGGTACCCGGGCATTAACTG CTTTTACAGGGGTAAAGAATGCTGATATTGTCCCGGCGGCCAATACATATGTTCAG ATTCGTGGTTTAGCATGGCCAGCTGTTCTCATTGGATGGGTTGCTCAAAGTGCAAG TCTTGGTATGAAAGACTCATGGGGACCTCTAAAGGCATTGGCAGTTGCTAGTGTAATAAACGGTGTTGGTGATGTGGTCTTATGCACCTTTCTAGGATACGGTATAGCAGGTGCAGCTTGGGCAACTATGGTGTCACAA GTTGTTGCAGCTTATATGATGATGGACGCATTAAACAAGAAAGGATACAGTGCTTTCTCATTCTCTGTTCCTTCTCCAAGTGAACTTTTGACGATCTTTGGGCTCGCTGCCCCAGTCTTTATAACTATGATGTCAAAG GTTTTGTTTTATACGCTCCTTGTGTACTTTGCTACATCAATGGGTACAAGCGTCATAGCTGCTCATCAG GTTATGCTTCAGACATATTCCATGAGTACGGTTTGGGGGGAGCCACTCTCTCAAACTGCACAGTCCTTCATGCCTGAGTTATTATTCGGAGTCAATCGCAATTTGCCTAAG GCTAGAATGCTTCTGAAGTCCCTTGTTATTATTGGCGCTACGCTAGGAATAGTAGTCGGAACCGTTGGCACAGCAGTTCCATGGCTGTTCCCTGACATCTTCACACATGACAAGGTTGTCACAGTCGAG ATGCACAAGGTCATAATACCATATTTCCTTGCTTTATCCATCACAGCGAGTACTCACAGTCTCGAAGGCACCTTAttg GCGGGAAGAGATCTTAGATATATCAGCTTGTCAATGACTGGATGCTTTGTGGTTGCTGGGCTTCTACTTATG CTCCTGAGCAACGGAGGATTTGGCTTGAGAGGATGCTGGTACGCGCTTGTGGGATTCCAATGG GCTCggttttctttatctcttttccGCCTTCTATCGCGGGACGGTGTACTTTACTCGGAAGATACAGGCCAAAATGCTGAGAAAGTGAAAGCTGCGTAG
- the LOC104751790 gene encoding uncharacterized protein LOC104751790 encodes MATLKSSTLTNLIHHLLRHPKPTSPLCLFLRPFPLSVLTCKSNHHDKGCFPSISSSSLPLPRPYISHSHSFSTLLVPKSFSSVVESEKDEDNVSVASFIENNDDEEEDGSESRSTMVSIKESGRSSIISQEMMPEISSLKLSAKEKKKLASYAHSLGDKLKSQLVGKSGVTDSVGLSFLETLEKNELLKVKIHRTCPGELEDILLHLEEATGSIIVGQIARTVILYRPSPTKLKAEEEKTKR; translated from the exons ATGGCGACTCTAAAATCATCGACTTTGACTAACTTGATCCACCATCTTCTCCGACATCCTAAACCAACATCTCCTCTTTGTCTGTTCCTTAGACCCTTTCCTTTGTCTGTATTAACTTGTAAATCCAATCACCATGACAAGGGTTGCTTCCCGTCgatctcctcctcttctttacCTCTTCCACGTCCTTATATCTCACACTCTCACTCCTTCTCTACTCTCCTCGTACCTAAATCATTCTCTTCAGTTGTAGAATcagaaaaagatgaagacaaCGTGTCTGTAGCCTCTTTTATCGAGAAtaacgatgatgaagaagaagatgggtcaGAGTCAAGGAGTACAATGGTTTCCATAAAAGAAAGTGGAAGAAGCTCTATAATATCTCAAGAGATGATGCCCGAGATCTCGTCTTTGAAATTGTCGgcgaaggagaagaaaaagcttGCTTCTTACGCGCACAGTTTGGGTGACAAACTCAAGTCTCAACTCGTAGGCAAGTCCGGCGTTACGGATTCAGTCGGCCTCTCCTTCTTGGAGACGCTGGAGAAGAACGAGCTCTTAAAG GTGAAAATACACAGAACATGCCCTGGAGAGCTAGAGGACATACTTCTGCATTTGGAGGAAGCCACTGGTTCAATAATAGTCGGGCAAATTGCGCGTACTGTTATATTGTATCGTCCTAGTCCCACCAAATTGAAAGCTGAGGAGGAGAAAACGAAGAGGTAG
- the LOC104751792 gene encoding uncharacterized protein LOC104751792 isoform X2 translates to MLVLGQFQISSFELFRSPKQSGCYSSSRSVPLPRTRFYCNLGRSSDFRVMADMSGDKGTNFEKLYLGMDFGTSGARFTVIDEQGWIKAEGKREYPPFMKEESMDWVSSWKATLFSLLEDIPATVRSLVSSISLDGTSATTFILNSENGEVLCQPFLYNQSCPDALPEVKSIAPENHTVCSGSSTLCKLVSWWNTEVPNRESAVLLHQADWLLWLLHGRLGVSDYNNALKVGYDPESESYPSWLLSQPYSQLLPMVQAPGTSTGLLKESLRRQFGFPDDCIVCTGTTDSIAAFLAARATEPGKAVTSLGSTLAIKLLSTKRVDDARYGVYSHRLDDKWLVGGASNTGGAVLRQLFSDEQLERLSQEINPMVASSLDYYPLQSSGERFPIADPNLAPRLLPRPESNVEYLHGIFESIARIEGKGYKLLKELGATEAEEVFTAGGGAKNDKWIRIRQRVLGLPVKKAVHTEASYGASLLALKGAKQNSNL, encoded by the exons atgcTGGTGCTTGGTCAGTTTCAGATATCTTCGTTTGAGCTCTTCAGATCTCCGAAACAATCAG GGTGTTACTCTAGTTCAAGGAGTGTTCCTCTACCCAGAACTCGTTTTTATTGTAATTTAGGCAGGAGCTCTGATTTCAGAGTTATGGCTGACATGAGCGGCGATAAAGGAACcaactttgaaaaactttatcTGGGTATGGATTTTGGTACTTCTGGAGCTCGATTTACAGTTATTGATGAGCAAGGATGGATTAAAGctgaaggaaaaagagaataTCCTCCTTTCATG aaagaagaaagcatGGATTGGGTAAGCTCATGGAAAGCAACTCTTTTTTCGCTGCTAGAGGACATTCCGGCTACCGTTCGCTCCCTCGTCTCATCTATTTCGCTTGATGGAACTTCCGCAACAACTTTCATCTTAAACAG TGAAAATGGGGAAGTTCTGTGTCAACCTTTCCTCTACAACCAGAGCTGTCCTGATGCTCTGCCAGAGGTTAAGTCTATAGCGCCAGAGAACCACACAGTCTGCTCTGGTTCTTCTACATTGTGCAAACTTGTCTCATGGTGGAACACTGAGGTGCCGAACAGAGAATCAGCTGTATTGCTGCATCAGGCAGATTGGTTGTTATGGTTACTTCATGGCAGACTCGGAGTGTCAGATTACAATAACGCCTTGAAG GTGGGCTATGACCCCGAGAGTGAATCATATCCATCATGGTTGCTAAGTCAGCCTTATTCTCAGTTATTACCTATGGTGCAAGCTCCTGGAACATCAACAGGCCTTCTGAAAGAAAGCCTCAGAAGACAATTCG GATTTCCGGATGATTGCATTGTCTGCACCGGTACAACTGATAGTATAGCTGCATTTCTTGCAGCACGTGCGACTGAACCTGGGAAAGCA GTAACTTCATTGGGTTCAACCTTAGCCATCAAACTTCTCAGCACCAAAAGAGTTGATGATGCGAGGTATGGAGTCTACAGCCACCGCCTGGATGACAAATGGTTGGTCGGAGGAGCTTCCAACACTGGTGGAGCAGTTCTCAGACAGCTCTTTAGTGACGAACAGTTAGAAAGACTGAGCCAAGAAATTAATCCTATGGTCGCATCTTCTCTAGATTACTATCCTCTTCAAAGCAGTGGTGAAAGATTTCCCATAGCTGATCCTAACTTGGCTCCAAG ATTACTTCCACGCCCAGAAAGCAACGTTGAATATTTGCATGGTATATTTGAATCAATCGCACGTATTGAG GGGAAAGGCTACAAGTTGTTGAAAGAGTTGGGAGCAACGGAAGCCGAGGAAGTTTTCACAGCAGGAGGTGGAGCCAAGAACGACAAGTGGATAAGAATAAGGCAGCGAGTTCTAGGTTTGCCTGTGAAAAAAGCTGTCCACACGGAAGCGTCTTATGGAGCTTCTCTTCTTGCATTGAAGGGCGCAAAACAGAACAGTAATCTGTAA
- the LOC104751792 gene encoding uncharacterized protein LOC104751792 isoform X1, whose protein sequence is MLVLGQFQISSFELFRSPKQSGCYSSSRSVPLPRTRFYCNLGRSSDFRVMADMSGDKGTNFEKLYLGMDFGTSGARFTVIDEQGWIKAEGKREYPPFMKEESMDWVSSWKATLFSLLEDIPATVRSLVSSISLDGTSATTFILNSSENGEVLCQPFLYNQSCPDALPEVKSIAPENHTVCSGSSTLCKLVSWWNTEVPNRESAVLLHQADWLLWLLHGRLGVSDYNNALKVGYDPESESYPSWLLSQPYSQLLPMVQAPGTSTGLLKESLRRQFGFPDDCIVCTGTTDSIAAFLAARATEPGKAVTSLGSTLAIKLLSTKRVDDARYGVYSHRLDDKWLVGGASNTGGAVLRQLFSDEQLERLSQEINPMVASSLDYYPLQSSGERFPIADPNLAPRLLPRPESNVEYLHGIFESIARIEGKGYKLLKELGATEAEEVFTAGGGAKNDKWIRIRQRVLGLPVKKAVHTEASYGASLLALKGAKQNSNL, encoded by the exons atgcTGGTGCTTGGTCAGTTTCAGATATCTTCGTTTGAGCTCTTCAGATCTCCGAAACAATCAG GGTGTTACTCTAGTTCAAGGAGTGTTCCTCTACCCAGAACTCGTTTTTATTGTAATTTAGGCAGGAGCTCTGATTTCAGAGTTATGGCTGACATGAGCGGCGATAAAGGAACcaactttgaaaaactttatcTGGGTATGGATTTTGGTACTTCTGGAGCTCGATTTACAGTTATTGATGAGCAAGGATGGATTAAAGctgaaggaaaaagagaataTCCTCCTTTCATG aaagaagaaagcatGGATTGGGTAAGCTCATGGAAAGCAACTCTTTTTTCGCTGCTAGAGGACATTCCGGCTACCGTTCGCTCCCTCGTCTCATCTATTTCGCTTGATGGAACTTCCGCAACAACTTTCATCTTAAACAG CAGTGAAAATGGGGAAGTTCTGTGTCAACCTTTCCTCTACAACCAGAGCTGTCCTGATGCTCTGCCAGAGGTTAAGTCTATAGCGCCAGAGAACCACACAGTCTGCTCTGGTTCTTCTACATTGTGCAAACTTGTCTCATGGTGGAACACTGAGGTGCCGAACAGAGAATCAGCTGTATTGCTGCATCAGGCAGATTGGTTGTTATGGTTACTTCATGGCAGACTCGGAGTGTCAGATTACAATAACGCCTTGAAG GTGGGCTATGACCCCGAGAGTGAATCATATCCATCATGGTTGCTAAGTCAGCCTTATTCTCAGTTATTACCTATGGTGCAAGCTCCTGGAACATCAACAGGCCTTCTGAAAGAAAGCCTCAGAAGACAATTCG GATTTCCGGATGATTGCATTGTCTGCACCGGTACAACTGATAGTATAGCTGCATTTCTTGCAGCACGTGCGACTGAACCTGGGAAAGCA GTAACTTCATTGGGTTCAACCTTAGCCATCAAACTTCTCAGCACCAAAAGAGTTGATGATGCGAGGTATGGAGTCTACAGCCACCGCCTGGATGACAAATGGTTGGTCGGAGGAGCTTCCAACACTGGTGGAGCAGTTCTCAGACAGCTCTTTAGTGACGAACAGTTAGAAAGACTGAGCCAAGAAATTAATCCTATGGTCGCATCTTCTCTAGATTACTATCCTCTTCAAAGCAGTGGTGAAAGATTTCCCATAGCTGATCCTAACTTGGCTCCAAG ATTACTTCCACGCCCAGAAAGCAACGTTGAATATTTGCATGGTATATTTGAATCAATCGCACGTATTGAG GGGAAAGGCTACAAGTTGTTGAAAGAGTTGGGAGCAACGGAAGCCGAGGAAGTTTTCACAGCAGGAGGTGGAGCCAAGAACGACAAGTGGATAAGAATAAGGCAGCGAGTTCTAGGTTTGCCTGTGAAAAAAGCTGTCCACACGGAAGCGTCTTATGGAGCTTCTCTTCTTGCATTGAAGGGCGCAAAACAGAACAGTAATCTGTAA
- the LOC104751792 gene encoding uncharacterized protein LOC104751792 isoform X3, with protein MDWVSSWKATLFSLLEDIPATVRSLVSSISLDGTSATTFILNSENGEVLCQPFLYNQSCPDALPEVKSIAPENHTVCSGSSTLCKLVSWWNTEVPNRESAVLLHQADWLLWLLHGRLGVSDYNNALKVGYDPESESYPSWLLSQPYSQLLPMVQAPGTSTGLLKESLRRQFGFPDDCIVCTGTTDSIAAFLAARATEPGKAVTSLGSTLAIKLLSTKRVDDARYGVYSHRLDDKWLVGGASNTGGAVLRQLFSDEQLERLSQEINPMVASSLDYYPLQSSGERFPIADPNLAPRLLPRPESNVEYLHGIFESIARIEGKGYKLLKELGATEAEEVFTAGGGAKNDKWIRIRQRVLGLPVKKAVHTEASYGASLLALKGAKQNSNL; from the exons atGGATTGGGTAAGCTCATGGAAAGCAACTCTTTTTTCGCTGCTAGAGGACATTCCGGCTACCGTTCGCTCCCTCGTCTCATCTATTTCGCTTGATGGAACTTCCGCAACAACTTTCATCTTAAACAG TGAAAATGGGGAAGTTCTGTGTCAACCTTTCCTCTACAACCAGAGCTGTCCTGATGCTCTGCCAGAGGTTAAGTCTATAGCGCCAGAGAACCACACAGTCTGCTCTGGTTCTTCTACATTGTGCAAACTTGTCTCATGGTGGAACACTGAGGTGCCGAACAGAGAATCAGCTGTATTGCTGCATCAGGCAGATTGGTTGTTATGGTTACTTCATGGCAGACTCGGAGTGTCAGATTACAATAACGCCTTGAAG GTGGGCTATGACCCCGAGAGTGAATCATATCCATCATGGTTGCTAAGTCAGCCTTATTCTCAGTTATTACCTATGGTGCAAGCTCCTGGAACATCAACAGGCCTTCTGAAAGAAAGCCTCAGAAGACAATTCG GATTTCCGGATGATTGCATTGTCTGCACCGGTACAACTGATAGTATAGCTGCATTTCTTGCAGCACGTGCGACTGAACCTGGGAAAGCA GTAACTTCATTGGGTTCAACCTTAGCCATCAAACTTCTCAGCACCAAAAGAGTTGATGATGCGAGGTATGGAGTCTACAGCCACCGCCTGGATGACAAATGGTTGGTCGGAGGAGCTTCCAACACTGGTGGAGCAGTTCTCAGACAGCTCTTTAGTGACGAACAGTTAGAAAGACTGAGCCAAGAAATTAATCCTATGGTCGCATCTTCTCTAGATTACTATCCTCTTCAAAGCAGTGGTGAAAGATTTCCCATAGCTGATCCTAACTTGGCTCCAAG ATTACTTCCACGCCCAGAAAGCAACGTTGAATATTTGCATGGTATATTTGAATCAATCGCACGTATTGAG GGGAAAGGCTACAAGTTGTTGAAAGAGTTGGGAGCAACGGAAGCCGAGGAAGTTTTCACAGCAGGAGGTGGAGCCAAGAACGACAAGTGGATAAGAATAAGGCAGCGAGTTCTAGGTTTGCCTGTGAAAAAAGCTGTCCACACGGAAGCGTCTTATGGAGCTTCTCTTCTTGCATTGAAGGGCGCAAAACAGAACAGTAATCTGTAA